CGATGCAGCAGGAGCTGGGGTCGCAACGGCGGCTCGTGCTGCGTGACAAGGTCGACCAGGCCCAACAATTGATCGGCGACATGCCTGACGATGCGGCCATTCGCGGAAAGGCCTTCGAGCTTGTGGATCTCGTCACTGGACACGCCGAGTTGCATCTGGCGATTGCGCGACAAGGGTCCACCGAGCCGACGGTCGCGTTCAGCCGCGAAGCCAGTGAATCGCTGAAGCGGTTGAAGGACGACATCTGGGGAACCGACGCATTCCTGGAATGGCGCGCGCAAACCAGCGGTGCGCCGATGCTGTCGCAGGCCGGAGCCGTGCAACTTAAAAGTGGTGAAGCCTACGAGATCGTCGTCACCGTCGAGCGCAGCGAAGACCAGCGGCTGTTGCGCAGCTTGCTGGTCACCGCGCTGACCGCGGCACCATTCGGCTTGGCTGTGGTGATCGGCAGTGCTCTGGCCATCGTCATTTTTGGCCTGCGGCCGTTGCGACGCTTCCAGAAGACTGCCACCGACATCACGGCCCGCAACCTCTCGGCGCGGATTGACTCGAGGGGCCTGCCCACCGAGCTGCAAGGCCTTTGCCACGCGTTCAATACCATGCTGGAGCGCCTGGATAACGGCATGCACCGGCTGTCCGAGTTTTCGGAAGACCTAGCGCATGAGCTGCGTACGCCTCTGGCAACGCTGCTGGGGCGCACTCAGGTCGTGCTGTCGCATCCGCGCTCAGTCGAGCAACTGACGAACCTGCTTGAAAACAACGTCGACGAATTGCAGCGGCTCGGGCGACTGGTTTCAGACATGCTGTTTCTGGCACAGGCCGACAATGCGCAAACGGCCCTGGAGCGGCGCGAACTTGATCTGGCTGACCAGGCGCGCATCGTCGCCGAGTTTCTGCAACTGCTGGCCGACGAGCGCGGCATCGAGATCTTGGTGGAAGGTAGCGCGCGCGTGATAGTCGACGGCGGTCTGGTGCAACGGGCGATCACCAACCTGCTGTCCAATGCCGTGCGCCATGGTGCGCTGGGCATGCCGGTGACCGTAAATGTGTCCTATGCCGACGATCTCGATGCGGTGCTGGTGGTGACCAATTACGGGGAACCGATCCCGCCCGCACAGCTGGAGCGGCTCTTCGATCGCTTCTACCGCGTGGACAACTCGCGTGCCCGCGATCTGGGCGGCACCGGACTCGGGCTGGCAATCGTTAAAGCAATCATGGGACTTCATGGCGGGAGGGTTACGGCCAACAGCAGTGCCAGTGGCGAAACGCGCTTCACGCTCTACCTTCCGCGGGGGAACCAGGGTCTGTGACCGATCCTCGGGCTTATGTATTTCGCATAGGAACATACCAGCCCGAGTCGAATCGAGAAGTAGCGCTGCATGCGAAGAGACCCTCCCAACTAAACTTTTGGGCTGGCCCTGCGGTGGATGCGCTCCAGATGAAGGGCCGTTTGGTTTTCGTCAGCGCCGGATGTGTCAGTGACGATTGAGGACGTTGCGGCCCACATACACCTTGTAGTCTTTGGCGCTGAATCCGGCCGGTGCAATTTTTGCCAAATCCAACGCGCGGCTAGGAAGGCCATTGAAGGTCCACGCAAATTG
This region of Comamonas thiooxydans genomic DNA includes:
- a CDS encoding heavy metal sensor histidine kinase, which encodes MRLKSLSVRLALWVGLLGLLQGAGVLWFSYLTMQQELGSQRRLVLRDKVDQAQQLIGDMPDDAAIRGKAFELVDLVTGHAELHLAIARQGSTEPTVAFSREASESLKRLKDDIWGTDAFLEWRAQTSGAPMLSQAGAVQLKSGEAYEIVVTVERSEDQRLLRSLLVTALTAAPFGLAVVIGSALAIVIFGLRPLRRFQKTATDITARNLSARIDSRGLPTELQGLCHAFNTMLERLDNGMHRLSEFSEDLAHELRTPLATLLGRTQVVLSHPRSVEQLTNLLENNVDELQRLGRLVSDMLFLAQADNAQTALERRELDLADQARIVAEFLQLLADERGIEILVEGSARVIVDGGLVQRAITNLLSNAVRHGALGMPVTVNVSYADDLDAVLVVTNYGEPIPPAQLERLFDRFYRVDNSRARDLGGTGLGLAIVKAIMGLHGGRVTANSSASGETRFTLYLPRGNQGL